One segment of Streptomyces roseifaciens DNA contains the following:
- a CDS encoding pyridoxal phosphate-dependent decarboxylase family protein, which produces MPAPAGPTVASPHDAADRTPAPLAGGTRGPEALRPLLGTVLDALAEGAATRRGPFPPGGPEAVTARVRARAAPVLPETGTGAHEALHTLVGALAEGAADPAHPHCAAHLHCPPLAVAAAADLAAAALNPSLDSWDQAPAATALETLTTRALAALAYPRHPAPDALVTTGGTESNQLALLLARETAGETARAATGDAPRGPSRQPAPESATQPPGRAAHPLRIICGANAHHSIHRAAWLLGLPAPLTLPTPAGILDPTLLHTALTDPATTGTPTLVVATAGTTDTGRIDPLPAIADLCHTHGARLHIDASYGGPLLFSDTLRPALDGLDRAHTIAVDLHKLGWQPVAAGLLAVPDSAALHPLAHHADYLNAPDDTRAGLPDLLGRSLRTTRRPDILKIAVTLRALGRRGLGDLAERVCTAARHFADLIDAHPGFDLYARPTLSTVLFRPTPTDDRTTAALRRTLLHHGHAVLGRTTTPEGLWLKATLLNPHTTPDDLRTLLTLVEGQVRR; this is translated from the coding sequence ATGCCTGCGCCCGCCGGCCCCACCGTCGCCTCCCCCCACGACGCCGCAGACCGCACCCCAGCCCCCCTCGCCGGCGGCACCCGAGGGCCCGAGGCCCTGCGCCCCCTCCTCGGTACCGTGCTCGACGCCCTCGCCGAAGGCGCCGCCACCCGCCGGGGCCCCTTCCCGCCCGGCGGCCCCGAAGCCGTCACCGCCCGCGTCCGCGCCCGCGCCGCCCCGGTCCTCCCCGAGACCGGCACCGGGGCCCACGAAGCGCTCCACACCCTCGTCGGCGCCCTGGCCGAGGGCGCCGCCGACCCGGCCCACCCCCACTGCGCCGCCCACCTGCACTGCCCGCCCCTCGCGGTGGCCGCCGCAGCGGACCTCGCCGCCGCCGCCCTCAACCCCTCCCTCGACTCCTGGGACCAGGCCCCGGCCGCCACCGCCCTCGAAACCCTCACCACCCGGGCCCTGGCAGCCCTCGCCTACCCCCGGCACCCGGCCCCGGACGCCTTGGTCACCACCGGCGGCACCGAGTCCAACCAGCTGGCCCTCCTCCTGGCCAGGGAGACGGCCGGAGAGACGGCCCGGGCAGCAACCGGAGACGCGCCCCGGGGGCCGTCAAGGCAGCCGGCTCCCGAATCCGCCACACAACCCCCCGGGCGAGCCGCCCACCCGCTCCGCATCATCTGCGGAGCCAACGCCCACCACAGCATCCACCGCGCCGCCTGGCTCCTCGGACTGCCCGCCCCCCTCACCCTCCCCACCCCCGCCGGCATCCTCGACCCCACCCTCCTCCACACAGCCCTCACCGACCCCGCCACCACCGGCACCCCCACCCTCGTCGTCGCCACCGCCGGCACCACCGACACCGGCCGCATCGACCCCCTCCCCGCCATCGCCGACCTCTGCCACACCCACGGCGCCCGCCTCCACATCGACGCCTCCTACGGCGGCCCCCTCCTCTTCAGCGACACCCTCCGCCCCGCCCTCGACGGCCTCGACCGCGCCCACACCATCGCCGTCGACCTCCACAAACTCGGCTGGCAGCCCGTCGCCGCAGGCCTCCTCGCCGTCCCCGACAGCGCCGCCCTCCACCCCCTCGCCCACCACGCCGACTACCTCAACGCCCCCGACGACACCCGGGCCGGCCTCCCCGACCTCCTCGGCCGCTCCCTGCGCACCACCCGCCGCCCCGACATCCTCAAGATCGCCGTCACACTCCGGGCCCTGGGCCGCCGCGGCCTCGGCGACCTCGCCGAACGGGTCTGCACCGCCGCCCGGCACTTCGCCGACCTCATCGACGCCCACCCCGGCTTCGACCTCTACGCGCGCCCCACCCTCAGCACCGTCCTCTTCCGCCCCACCCCCACCGACGACCGCACCACCGCCGCACTCCGGCGCACCCTCCTCCACCACGGCCACGCCGTCCTCGGCCGCACCACCACCCCCGAGGGCCTCTGGCTCAAAGCCACCCTCCTCAACCCCCACACGACACCCGACGACCTCCGCACACTCCTCACCCTCGTGGAAGGCCAGGTACGCCGATGA
- a CDS encoding chorismate mutase gives MSNSSMDESVRAELGRLRDSIDNIDAAVIHMLAERFKATQQVGHLKAAHKLPPADPAREARQIARLRELAENAKLDPAFAEKFLNFIVAEVIRHHETIARA, from the coding sequence ATGAGCAACAGTTCCATGGACGAATCCGTACGGGCCGAGCTGGGCCGGCTGCGCGACAGCATCGACAACATCGACGCAGCGGTGATCCACATGCTCGCCGAGCGCTTCAAGGCCACCCAGCAGGTCGGCCACCTCAAGGCGGCCCACAAACTGCCCCCCGCCGACCCGGCCCGCGAGGCCCGCCAGATCGCCCGCCTCCGCGAACTGGCCGAGAACGCCAAACTCGACCCCGCCTTCGCGGAGAAGTTCCTGAACTTCATCGTCGCCGAGGTCATCCGCCACCACGAAACCATCGCCCGCGCGTAG
- a CDS encoding MBL fold metallo-hydrolase yields MKISKEAAMETSQVTDRIWMFRFPVGQAYALRLPDESWTLVDTGLPGYAQQILAALRGLGAAPGDLREIVLTHSHGDHTGSAAALAAATGARVLAGAGDAPVIRGDVPEPPPAFLDWEVPLFESVHELVPELAHTTVTCPVDGELADGDTLDWGEAATVVHVPGHTAGGIALHLPASGVLFTGDTIANVQQLMPGVFNTDRPQLFDSFRRQAALDVETACFGHGDPLVGGAGKALRAVAAGLDRQV; encoded by the coding sequence ATGAAGATCAGCAAGGAAGCCGCCATGGAGACCTCCCAAGTCACCGACCGCATATGGATGTTCCGCTTCCCCGTCGGGCAGGCCTACGCCCTCCGCCTGCCCGACGAAAGCTGGACCCTCGTCGACACGGGCCTGCCCGGGTACGCGCAGCAGATCCTCGCCGCCCTGCGCGGTCTCGGCGCCGCTCCCGGAGACCTCCGCGAGATCGTCCTCACCCACTCCCACGGCGACCACACCGGCTCCGCCGCCGCCCTCGCGGCCGCCACCGGCGCGCGCGTCCTGGCGGGTGCCGGCGACGCCCCGGTGATCCGCGGCGACGTCCCCGAGCCGCCGCCCGCCTTCCTCGACTGGGAGGTGCCGCTCTTCGAGTCCGTGCACGAGCTCGTCCCGGAGCTCGCGCACACCACGGTCACCTGCCCCGTCGACGGCGAACTCGCCGACGGCGACACCCTCGACTGGGGCGAGGCGGCCACGGTCGTCCACGTGCCCGGGCACACCGCCGGCGGGATCGCGCTCCACCTGCCAGCCTCCGGCGTGCTGTTCACGGGCGACACCATCGCCAACGTGCAGCAGCTGATGCCGGGCGTGTTCAACACCGACCGGCCGCAGCTGTTCGACTCCTTCCGTCGCCAGGCCGCCCTCGACGTCGAAACGGCGTGCTTCGGCCACGGCGACCCCCTGGTCGGGGGAGCGGGGAAGGCGTTGCGCGCGGTGGCGGCGGGTCTGGACCGACAGGTGTAG
- the atpF gene encoding F0F1 ATP synthase subunit B — MAMNFLALDVGPLKPEPAPLVLGAVLFFIVFAVMAKVLLPRINKVLVEREKATDGRFDEAEEIRAEAARVHTEYQELLAEARHEAARLRQESLEQGTAIIAELRAEGQRQREEIISAGHAVIDAERAVAEAELREQVGVLATELAGRIVGEDVAQSARENGTVDRFMEELRTAQASDAAREARG; from the coding sequence ATGGCCATGAACTTTCTCGCTCTCGACGTAGGGCCGCTCAAGCCCGAGCCCGCGCCGCTCGTGCTCGGCGCCGTGCTGTTCTTCATCGTCTTCGCCGTGATGGCGAAGGTGCTGCTGCCCCGGATCAACAAGGTCCTCGTCGAGCGCGAGAAGGCCACCGACGGCCGCTTCGACGAGGCGGAGGAGATCCGCGCGGAGGCCGCCCGGGTCCACACCGAGTACCAGGAGCTGCTGGCCGAGGCCCGGCACGAGGCCGCGCGCCTGCGCCAGGAGTCGCTCGAGCAGGGCACGGCGATCATCGCCGAGCTGCGTGCCGAGGGCCAGCGCCAGCGCGAGGAGATCATCTCCGCGGGCCACGCCGTGATCGACGCCGAGCGCGCGGTCGCCGAGGCCGAGCTGCGCGAGCAGGTCGGCGTGCTGGCCACGGAGCTGGCCGGCCGCATCGTCGGTGAGGACGTCGCCCAGTCCGCCCGCGAGAACGGCACGGTGGACCGCTTCATGGAGGAGCTGCGCACCGCGCAGGCCTCCGACGCCGCCCGCGAGGCGCGCGGCTGA
- the pepN gene encoding aminopeptidase N, translating to MPVLTRDEAQARARLLDVHRYTVDLDLTRGDELFGSTTRIRFTARHAGDTFVELRPAALHRAVLDGRPLDTAALDDNRLALALTPGEHELLIEADMRYSRTGEGMHRFTDPADGETYLYTQTFIDDVQRVFAAFDQPDLKAVFDATVTAPPHWTVLGNAVATRTGDPAEGRWTLATTQPLSTYFVAFAAGPWHSVRTEHAGLPFALHCRRSLAPHLDADAEELFDITRRCFDRFHEIFDEPYPFDSYDQAFVPEFNAAAMENPGLVTFRDEYIFRSAVTDTERETRGVTVAHEMAHMWFGDLVTLRWWDDIWLNESFAEYMGYQILAEATRFDGTWTDFACARKGWGYDADQRPSTHPVAPDAEAVRDTASALLNFDGISYAKGASALRQLVAWLGEKDFLAGINDHFARHRFGNAALADFLDSLARNTDRDVHAWAATWLRTSGVDTLTPTVADDGRGGWRLDVRHDGTRPHHLAVGLYDRAPDGSGALVARDRLTADLPVGGGTRTVEGTGPRPALVLLNDGDLTYAKVRLDATSWETALGSLPALPDPLTRAVLWNAARDMVRDGELAPAAYLDAARAHLPHETDVAVTRGVLAFARGQVADRYVTPADRPAVLAGLTALAQDLLDRTHDREEDGTAQGLRLTAVRTLIDSATTPDTLDAWLRDGTVPGGPALDPELRWRALARLAVLGATTAAAVDAELARDPSATGQEGAARCRAALPHPAAKEAAWRAMYDAEHRPELSNYLFTATAEGFWQHEQLDLVRPYLDRYHPAAVALAARRGPALAAAAGAAGFPRPFVEQHTLDLGEECLRTDGPTPALRRRLDDQLDDLRRALRIRERQG from the coding sequence ATGCCCGTACTCACACGCGATGAAGCCCAGGCCCGCGCCCGTCTCCTCGACGTTCACCGGTACACCGTCGACCTCGATCTCACCCGTGGCGACGAGCTCTTCGGATCCACGACCCGTATCCGGTTCACCGCGCGCCACGCGGGCGACACCTTCGTCGAGCTCCGGCCGGCCGCCCTGCACCGCGCCGTCCTCGACGGCCGGCCCCTCGACACGGCCGCGCTCGACGACAACCGGCTCGCCCTCGCCCTGACCCCGGGCGAGCACGAGCTGCTGATAGAGGCCGACATGCGCTACTCCCGTACGGGCGAGGGCATGCACCGTTTCACCGATCCCGCCGACGGCGAGACCTACCTCTACACCCAGACCTTCATCGACGACGTCCAGCGCGTCTTCGCCGCGTTCGACCAGCCCGACCTCAAGGCGGTCTTCGACGCGACGGTGACCGCCCCGCCGCACTGGACCGTCCTCGGCAACGCCGTGGCCACCCGCACCGGCGACCCGGCCGAGGGCCGCTGGACGCTCGCCACCACGCAGCCCCTGAGCACGTACTTCGTCGCCTTCGCCGCCGGCCCCTGGCACTCCGTCCGCACCGAGCACGCCGGCCTGCCCTTCGCCCTGCACTGCCGCCGTTCCCTCGCGCCTCACCTGGACGCCGACGCCGAGGAGCTCTTCGACATCACGCGCCGCTGCTTCGACCGCTTCCACGAGATCTTCGACGAGCCCTACCCCTTCGACTCCTACGACCAGGCGTTCGTCCCCGAGTTCAACGCCGCCGCGATGGAGAACCCGGGACTGGTCACCTTCCGCGACGAGTACATCTTCCGTTCGGCGGTCACCGACACCGAGCGCGAGACCCGCGGCGTGACGGTCGCCCACGAGATGGCCCACATGTGGTTCGGCGACCTGGTCACCCTCCGCTGGTGGGACGACATCTGGCTCAACGAGTCGTTCGCGGAGTACATGGGCTACCAGATCCTCGCCGAGGCCACCCGCTTCGACGGCACCTGGACCGACTTCGCCTGCGCCCGCAAGGGCTGGGGCTACGACGCCGACCAGCGCCCCTCGACCCACCCCGTCGCCCCCGACGCGGAGGCCGTCCGGGACACCGCCTCCGCACTGCTGAACTTCGACGGCATCTCCTACGCGAAGGGCGCCTCCGCCCTGCGCCAGCTCGTGGCCTGGCTCGGCGAGAAGGACTTCCTCGCCGGCATCAACGACCACTTCGCCCGCCACCGCTTCGGCAACGCCGCACTCGCCGACTTCCTCGACTCCCTGGCCCGCAACACCGACCGCGACGTGCACGCCTGGGCGGCGACCTGGCTGCGCACCAGCGGCGTCGACACCCTCACCCCCACGGTCGCCGACGACGGCCGCGGCGGCTGGCGCCTGGACGTCCGCCACGACGGCACCCGCCCGCACCACCTCGCCGTCGGCCTCTACGACCGCGCCCCGGACGGCTCCGGCGCCCTCGTCGCCCGCGACCGCCTCACGGCCGACCTGCCCGTGGGCGGCGGCACCCGCACCGTCGAGGGCACCGGCCCCCGCCCGGCCCTCGTCCTGCTCAACGACGGCGACCTCACGTACGCCAAGGTCCGCCTGGACGCCACGTCGTGGGAGACCGCCCTCGGCTCGCTGCCGGCGCTGCCCGACCCCCTCACCCGGGCCGTCCTGTGGAACGCCGCCCGCGACATGGTCCGCGACGGCGAGCTCGCCCCCGCCGCGTACCTGGACGCCGCCCGCGCCCACCTGCCCCACGAGACCGACGTGGCCGTCACCCGGGGCGTCCTCGCGTTCGCCCGCGGCCAGGTCGCCGACCGCTACGTGACCCCCGCCGACCGCCCCGCGGTCCTGGCGGGCCTCACCGCCCTCGCCCAGGACCTGCTGGACCGCACCCACGACCGGGAGGAGGACGGCACGGCCCAGGGCCTGCGCCTGACCGCCGTCCGCACCCTGATCGACAGCGCCACGACCCCGGACACGCTCGACGCCTGGCTCCGGGACGGCACCGTCCCCGGCGGCCCGGCCCTCGACCCCGAACTGCGCTGGCGCGCCCTCGCCCGCCTCGCCGTCCTCGGCGCCACCACGGCCGCGGCCGTCGACGCCGAGCTAGCCCGCGACCCGAGCGCGACCGGCCAGGAGGGCGCCGCCCGCTGCCGGGCCGCCCTCCCGCACCCGGCGGCCAAGGAAGCCGCCTGGCGGGCCATGTACGACGCGGAGCACCGCCCGGAGCTCTCCAACTACCTGTTCACCGCCACCGCCGAAGGCTTCTGGCAGCACGAGCAGCTCGACCTCGTACGCCCCTACCTCGACCGCTACCACCCGGCCGCCGTCGCCCTCGCGGCCCGCCGCGGCCCCGCCCTGGCCGCGGCCGCGGGCGCCGCCGGCTTCCCCCGCCCCTTCGTCGAGCAGCACACCCTCGACCTCGGCGAGGAGTGCCTGCGCACGGACGGCCCGACCCCCGCCCTGCGCCGCCGGCTCGACGACCAGCTCGACGACCTGCGCCGCGCCCTGCGCATCAGGGAACGCCAGGGGTAA
- a CDS encoding VOC family protein, which yields MIAKLMYPVVDCPDPAALAGFYARILDWEVDASDPEWVWLTSSTGQQIAFQEAKDHRPPRWPDPEFPQQFHLDFEVDTIEDVERAQREVIALGATFLHDSGGERKGFRVFNDPAGHPFCLCYGQSL from the coding sequence ATGATCGCAAAACTGATGTATCCCGTCGTCGACTGCCCGGATCCCGCCGCCCTGGCCGGTTTCTACGCCCGGATCCTGGACTGGGAGGTGGACGCCTCCGACCCGGAGTGGGTGTGGCTGACGTCCTCCACGGGGCAGCAGATCGCCTTCCAGGAGGCGAAGGACCACCGCCCGCCGCGCTGGCCGGACCCGGAGTTCCCGCAGCAGTTCCACCTGGACTTCGAGGTCGACACGATCGAGGACGTGGAGCGGGCCCAGCGCGAGGTGATCGCACTGGGGGCCACCTTCCTCCACGACAGCGGCGGCGAGCGGAAGGGGTTCCGGGTGTTCAACGACCCTGCGGGGCACCCCTTCTGCCTCTGCTACGGGCAGTCGCTCTAG
- a CDS encoding helix-turn-helix domain-containing protein yields MYQTWMRYFTPGPVHHRLGLVCLGVGLQHGALPAVGPRTLDHHVAVVVHAGSGWLRTPDGRTRTVTGPALLWLAPGVPHHYGAAGGTGWDESFVDFTGPAVAAYTELGCIEPHRPLVPLTDTTAVRAVVHRIARAARRANPLLEVETSAAVHELLVALRRARADTTRGGEPILQALARDAFLPLSVAQHAARHGMTTAELRAAVRRGAGCSPKDYLLTIRLGRAKELLAATELPVAAVARRVGYADPAYFSRLFTRRVGTAPVRFRARQGRAVPGGWSARIPDPDHPPVIAPRPSA; encoded by the coding sequence ATGTACCAGACATGGATGCGCTACTTCACCCCCGGCCCCGTCCACCACCGCCTCGGCCTCGTCTGCCTCGGCGTCGGCCTGCAGCACGGGGCGCTCCCCGCGGTCGGCCCCCGCACCCTCGACCACCACGTCGCCGTCGTCGTCCACGCCGGCAGCGGCTGGCTGCGCACGCCCGACGGGCGCACCCGCACCGTCACCGGCCCCGCGCTCCTGTGGCTCGCCCCCGGGGTCCCCCACCACTACGGGGCCGCGGGCGGGACCGGCTGGGACGAGAGCTTCGTCGACTTCACCGGCCCGGCCGTCGCCGCCTATACGGAACTGGGCTGCATCGAGCCCCACCGGCCCCTCGTGCCCCTCACGGACACCACCGCCGTCCGCGCCGTCGTCCACCGCATCGCCCGCGCCGCCCGGCGCGCCAATCCGCTCCTGGAGGTCGAGACCTCCGCGGCCGTGCACGAACTCCTGGTCGCCCTGCGCCGGGCGCGGGCCGACACCACGCGTGGCGGAGAACCGATTCTCCAGGCGCTCGCCCGGGACGCCTTCCTGCCCCTGTCCGTCGCCCAGCACGCCGCCCGGCACGGCATGACCACCGCCGAACTGCGCGCCGCCGTACGCCGCGGGGCCGGCTGCAGCCCCAAGGACTACCTGCTGACCATCCGCCTCGGCCGCGCCAAGGAACTCCTCGCCGCCACGGAACTGCCCGTCGCCGCCGTCGCCCGCCGCGTCGGGTACGCCGACCCCGCCTACTTCAGCCGCCTCTTCACCCGCCGCGTCGGCACCGCGCCCGTCCGCTTCCGCGCCCGCCAAGGGCGCGCCGTGCCCGGCGGATGGAGCGCGCGCATCCCCGACCCGGACCACCCACCGGTGATCGCACCCCGCCCCTCCGCATAG
- a CDS encoding endo-alpha-N-acetylgalactosaminidase family protein: protein MDVDPGTRQQPPHGGSGAPTRRTVVTAGTLAGIAGITGIAGAAGATALAGTAAAATPTRPAAEAVLRSADLDVRIDTAFPRIIAYTHRPTGDVVHAQEDPVTSLLVDEKEHTPHVTSTVRGDRAAYALTLDGGTRIDAEIHVDGLLVHWRITRIADTPALRVGTLRIPGLALLSVRSSQPGAALLAARIQLDKAKNGDTLVRPGPDTPADEAPIGCAYAVVSTGRLAAAADTNTVQDRPDAATAWENGRFRRQTLTRTGYTKTQLTCGQWTHRAAGAAPTDTEPLPRATVILTRDRNGDGDADWQDAAIALRDITPEPLGAAEQHLRVVPHIAFNFASQATNPFLATLDDVKRIALATDGLRQFTLLKGYQSEGHDSAHPDYGGNYNTRAGGLADLNTLLRAGKRWNSDFAVHVNTTESYPVAHAFSETLVDKNDRQWDWLDQSYKIDARRDLLSGDVVRRFRQLRDETDPALTTLYIDVFRESGWNSDRLQRALREQGWQITTEWGHGLERSSLWAHWASETDYGPDTSRGINSRLIRFVHHHRKDVFADKWPLLGTAKLGTFSGWQGKTGWEPFHRLLWTENLPAKYLQAYPVRTWGEHEITFEGPTRTAVADADGTRTITTDGRVVYRGGTYLLPWEPREARDPAKLYHYNPQGGTTRWRLPRGWAGRRTVVLHRLTDQGRADALELPVSGGEVTIGAAAGQPYVLTRGHGRSPDPAWGEGTPLYDPGFHSGGLGGLGGLGGWQVTGPAAIERSPLGDWELVVRAGGAATAGQRLARLRPGTYAASVQVEVGDTAGERRRAGLEIRTADGVTAANWTDTSTAVNHVAADRKHGTRFQRMFTRFTVPPGGGPVTLTLTAAEGGARVRFDALRVVATEAPATRAGALVFEDFEHVPQGWGPFVKGDAGGATDPRTHIAQRHAPFTRRGWNGKAVDDVIDGTQSLKSRGENTGVVYRTVPHTVRFRPGHRYRVSFRYENETAGQYAWITAVDTPETRELHRTPLPAAHAPATHTYEFTAPEAGEAWVGLRKTGDGSTAEFVLDGFTVHEADGADGAA from the coding sequence GTGGATGTCGACCCAGGGACGCGGCAGCAGCCCCCGCACGGCGGCAGCGGAGCGCCCACCCGGCGCACCGTGGTCACCGCCGGCACCCTCGCAGGAATCGCAGGCATCACCGGCATCGCCGGAGCGGCCGGTGCCACCGCACTCGCCGGGACGGCCGCGGCCGCCACCCCCACCCGGCCCGCCGCCGAAGCCGTCCTGCGCTCCGCCGACCTCGACGTCCGCATCGACACCGCCTTCCCCCGCATCATCGCCTACACCCACCGCCCCACCGGAGACGTCGTCCACGCCCAGGAGGACCCCGTCACCTCCCTGCTCGTGGACGAGAAGGAACACACCCCCCACGTCACCTCCACCGTCCGCGGCGACCGCGCCGCCTACGCCCTCACCCTCGACGGCGGCACCCGCATCGACGCCGAGATCCACGTCGACGGCCTGCTCGTCCACTGGCGGATCACCCGCATCGCCGACACCCCCGCCCTGCGCGTCGGCACCCTGCGCATCCCCGGACTCGCCCTGCTCAGCGTCCGCAGCAGTCAGCCCGGAGCCGCACTCCTCGCCGCCCGCATCCAGCTCGACAAGGCCAAGAACGGCGACACCCTCGTCCGCCCCGGCCCGGACACGCCCGCCGACGAGGCGCCCATCGGCTGCGCCTACGCCGTCGTCAGCACCGGCCGGCTCGCCGCCGCCGCCGACACCAACACCGTCCAGGACCGGCCCGACGCCGCCACCGCCTGGGAGAACGGCCGCTTCCGCCGCCAGACCCTCACCCGCACCGGCTACACCAAGACCCAGCTCACCTGCGGCCAGTGGACCCACCGGGCCGCGGGAGCCGCCCCCACCGACACCGAACCCCTGCCCCGCGCCACCGTCATCCTCACCCGCGACCGCAACGGCGACGGCGACGCCGACTGGCAGGACGCGGCCATCGCCCTGCGGGACATCACCCCCGAGCCCCTCGGAGCCGCCGAACAACACCTGCGCGTCGTCCCCCACATAGCGTTCAACTTCGCCAGCCAGGCCACCAACCCGTTCCTCGCCACCCTCGACGACGTCAAACGGATCGCCCTGGCCACGGACGGACTGCGGCAGTTCACCCTCCTCAAGGGCTACCAGTCCGAAGGCCACGACTCGGCCCACCCCGACTACGGCGGCAACTACAACACCCGCGCCGGCGGCCTCGCCGACCTCAACACCCTGCTGCGCGCCGGAAAACGCTGGAACAGCGACTTCGCCGTGCACGTCAACACCACCGAGTCCTACCCGGTGGCCCACGCCTTCTCCGAGACCCTCGTCGACAAGAACGACAGACAGTGGGACTGGCTCGACCAGTCCTACAAGATCGACGCTCGGCGCGACCTCCTCTCCGGCGACGTCGTCCGCCGCTTCCGGCAGCTGCGCGACGAGACCGACCCCGCCCTGACCACCCTCTACATCGACGTCTTCCGCGAGTCCGGCTGGAACTCCGACCGGCTCCAGCGCGCCCTGCGCGAGCAGGGCTGGCAGATCACCACCGAATGGGGCCACGGCCTGGAGCGCTCCAGCCTCTGGGCGCACTGGGCGAGCGAGACCGACTACGGGCCCGACACCTCGCGCGGCATCAACTCCCGGCTCATCCGCTTCGTCCACCACCACCGCAAGGACGTCTTCGCCGACAAGTGGCCGCTCCTCGGCACCGCGAAGCTCGGCACGTTCTCGGGGTGGCAGGGCAAGACCGGCTGGGAGCCCTTCCATCGCCTGCTGTGGACCGAGAACCTCCCGGCCAAATACCTCCAGGCGTACCCCGTCCGCACCTGGGGCGAGCACGAGATCACCTTCGAAGGGCCGACACGGACCGCCGTCGCCGACGCCGACGGCACGCGGACCATCACCACGGACGGGCGCGTGGTCTACCGCGGCGGCACGTACCTCCTGCCCTGGGAACCGCGCGAGGCCCGCGACCCCGCCAAGCTCTACCACTACAACCCGCAGGGCGGCACCACCCGCTGGCGCCTGCCGCGCGGCTGGGCCGGGCGGCGCACGGTCGTCCTCCACCGGCTCACCGACCAGGGCCGCGCCGACGCCCTCGAACTGCCGGTCAGCGGCGGCGAGGTCACGATCGGGGCCGCGGCCGGGCAGCCGTACGTCCTCACCCGCGGCCACGGCCGCTCGCCGGACCCCGCCTGGGGCGAGGGCACCCCCCTGTACGACCCCGGCTTCCACTCGGGTGGCCTCGGTGGCCTCGGTGGCCTCGGCGGGTGGCAGGTCACCGGGCCCGCGGCCATCGAACGCAGCCCCCTGGGCGACTGGGAGCTCGTCGTCCGCGCCGGGGGAGCGGCCACGGCCGGCCAGCGGCTCGCCCGCCTCAGGCCCGGCACCTACGCGGCGTCCGTACAGGTCGAAGTCGGCGACACCGCGGGGGAGCGGCGCCGGGCCGGCCTGGAGATCCGCACCGCCGACGGCGTCACCGCCGCCAACTGGACGGACACCTCGACCGCCGTCAATCACGTGGCCGCCGACCGCAAGCACGGCACCCGCTTCCAGCGGATGTTCACCCGGTTCACCGTGCCGCCGGGCGGCGGTCCCGTCACCCTGACGCTGACCGCCGCCGAGGGCGGCGCGCGCGTCCGCTTCGACGCGCTGCGGGTCGTCGCCACGGAAGCGCCGGCCACTCGTGCCGGCGCGCTCGTCTTCGAGGACTTCGAGCACGTCCCCCAGGGGTGGGGCCCCTTCGTCAAGGGCGACGCGGGCGGCGCGACCGACCCCCGTACCCACATCGCCCAGCGGCACGCGCCCTTCACCCGGCGCGGCTGGAACGGCAAGGCCGTCGACGACGTCATCGACGGCACCCAGTCCCTCAAGTCGCGCGGCGAGAACACCGGCGTCGTCTACCGCACCGTGCCGCACACCGTCCGCTTCCGGCCCGGGCACCGCTACCGCGTCTCCTTCCGCTACGAGAACGAGACCGCCGGGCAGTACGCCTGGATCACCGCCGTCGACACGCCGGAGACCCGCGAGCTGCACCGCACCCCGCTGCCCGCCGCCCACGCGCCCGCCACGCACACGTACGAGTTCACCGCGCCGGAGGCGGGGGAGGCGTGGGTGGGGCTGCGCAAGACGGGCGACGGCAGCACGGCGGAATTCGTCCTCGACGGCTTCACGGTGCACGAAGCGGACGGGGCGGACGGGGCGGCGTAG